Genomic DNA from Gossypium hirsutum isolate 1008001.06 chromosome A01, Gossypium_hirsutum_v2.1, whole genome shotgun sequence:
AGTCGCACAATCTAGACTAACTCGATGCTTGACCAACCAGCCCATTACCAGAACTATATCAAACTCCCCAAACAAAAGCTCCATCAAATCTACCAGGAAAATAGTCCCTTGCACCACTAAGGGAACATCCCTATAAAGTTTTCTAACTTGCACAAATTGCCCCAACAGACTCAAAATAATGTCCTCACTTATAGTGCTCTCAACCAAAATCCCCAAATTCTCAGATGCATTACTAGCTATATATGAGTGAGTAgaccctatgtctatcaaagcaaGGTAAGGTACATCAAAAATAAGGAACGCACTGGTGATGATGTCAGGAGAAACTCTATCCTCTTGGTGACGTGCAACATAAAGTAAAGCAGGTTGTCTCACCTCAGTTTGACTAGCACCTCTGCCCAGTGCTCTATGTCTacgacccataccattaccacacCTACCTAACCACGGCCCCTAGGTGGCTTTTGAACTACTCTCCACGGCTGTGTAGGACCTGATATCGGAGCTTGCACCAGCTCCACCCTCAATGGACACTCTCGAATGCGGTGCTCAAGGGACACACATCTCAAATAGGCCCTagtcctcctccaacactcgccggATGATGTCTACCACAATAACTGCACAGATGCAACCTAGTAGGAGCAACTTCTTAGGCCTCTATGTAGAACTCGAGGGCTTCGAATCCCTCTTGTTGTTGCCTCTCTCACAGTCTCTGTTCTGGCGCTCTGCGCGCTTAACCTCCTCAGTAATTTTTACCTTCTCCACTAGAACTGCGAACTCATACTCCATCTGCGAAGCTATCAGAACCCTAAGATTATCCCTTAGGCCGTCCCTAAACCTAAGACATCTCTCATACTCCGGTGCCACCATACCTCAAGCATAGCGGCTCAACCTCAGAAATTTGGCCTCAGATTCGGCCACAGATCGATCACCTTGTGTGATCTTCAGAAAATCACACTTGCGAGCATCCATATAACTAGCTCCCACACACTTACTTTGAAATGTGGTtttaaagaactcccaggtcagacGGTCAGGCTGAGTGCCCTCATTAACAGttaaccaccactgatatgcttcgTGGCGAAGCAATGAGACTACACCCTTTAGTTTCTACTCAGGGGTACAGTCTAGATCAACCATAATCCTATCTATTGCCTCTAACCAGTACTTAGCCACATTACGGGCGActcctgtgacacccctaaacaacACAACCCCATTAGACTGGAGTCGCGCAATTACAGACCTTCTCCAATATCCTCAGCATGGCTTGGCACAGTGTGTCGTCCCCAACCAATAAACtctgagacccagtctcagtagtagGTGACAATGGTGTCTCACTAGTGTCTAGATTCGACATGCTGTCCAGAGATGAGGACTCTGCTCGAGTcccctacggcctctacctcggcctcgagTACCACGTCCACAGATACCTCATGCACTCATTGTGATTTAGAAGTTTTatctacattaaaaattttatacatcAGTTTCgatatttattaacagatgttttacGGATAAAGTATCAGAAGTTCAGAGTTGTTTTCGCAAGTTTTAGTCTCTATCAGTTTCACTTACAGTTTCAGAGTGTACTAACTATAGTACTTTCAAGTATACTATCAACTATGTATTCAGAATTTTTTATAAGAAATCAGAAATATTTATAGGATTTGCGCcgaagactcggtgtaccacatacttacttTAGAATGTTTAAAATCTTTTGAAAATCAATTCTTTAAAACCAACTTTTGAAACCCAAAATCtatagccgagttttgcaacctgactctgataccactagatgtaacaccccaaacccgaccgagatgttatggccgtatctggtgatgtcacatgaaAAGGGTTTTGAAAACTAAGTCGTCGCAACTAAACCATTTCAGTTCATTAACTCACATTTATTCTTATCAGATTTCAGAATGTTACTCCTAAGTTTTCGTATTCATTATCAAAACAGTAATTTATTTTCCTAAAAGTCATTTACAGCAGAAGCTTTAAAAAGAAATGTTGTTTTTAAAAGACCGTTGCTTTTGATAAAATCTAAGTTATCATGTTTTGCagttttaaaatcataaaagtGTAGTctaacccaaataaaaataaaacagtcCGTAAAGTCCGTATTACAAAAATATAACCCAGAATGAATCGAACATAAAAATTAGAACGTAATCATAACTCGTTCAAACATTTGGTCACTGAGAGGCTCCGCTGCACTGATCCGCCTAAGattggattacctgtatagaatAAACAGAGAGGAGTAAGtctacgtaaactcagtgtgtaaacccacagaattaagcatgcacacAAAAAGAATATCAGAATCAGTCAGATACAAAAGCGAGACTGATCCCATTACAGATACAAATGCATTGGTACAATATGGAAATATGTAAATACTGATAAACAGTCTAACATGCTCACATTCTTACATATAAGCATACgtaaataacatatatacaaaCAATAGAGTAAGTAGGCATGCATCAGTATCCCAATCAGATCAGTTAATCAATCAGCCAAATCGTAAGTTTAGGATTTATttagcccttactgaccctaTAGTAGGCCCACAATCGTTTGGGACAACCTGTGCAACCTTAGGGAAAAATTCAGATAAATGGGCCTACATGCCCATATggcttgcccgtgtgggcccacacgtctgtgtggcccCCACACCCAGATTGGCCTTTCCTATGTAGCCCACACGACTTGACCTAATAAGCGACACCCCCGTGCatcatgcccgtgtgggcccacacacccatgtggcccacactgCCCATCTTGGTCTAGCCTGTATCGCCTATACGACCACACTTGAgccaccacacggccgtgtgggacGCACGACCATGCCTTCAtcgatcacacggccatgtctttcACATGGCTTACCACACTAGTGACCACACTcctgtgtggcatcgacagtggCCTTCTTTAGCTTTttttgatacctcattttttgcGTTTCGAGTACACACTGGTTCATTTAAGAAGTTAGAACAACCCTAAGCCCACCAGAACCTAAACATCAACATTACAAAGCCTAGATTTAGCATTACTTACGAACACTCGATCggaaattaattcacaaacgaaaACCCTACAACACCAGCAACGCATACAAAAATCTTACCGCCGACGAATTGAACTCCGAACACTCAGAATGTTGCAGGAACCCTAGCCAAGTCTTATTTTTTGcctaaactaaaagaaaaaacattTCCCCCTCAAAACCACTTAGTCAATAAGCGAAAAGATTCATAAAACAAAGCTTACCGAATGAAACCAGCAGGAAATTGCGCCAAAAGGGAAAATAATTGAAACCGAAAAGGAAAAAggggaagaaagaaaataaaaaaaaagatggacAGAGAAGACGGGAGCAcagaaacataaaaaaagaaaaagggattttgggaaagca
This window encodes:
- the LOC107917387 gene encoding uncharacterized protein, with translation MGRRHRALGRGASQTEVRQPALLYVARHQEDRVSPDIITSAFLIFDVPYLALIDIGSTHSYIASNASENLGILVESTISEDIILSLLGQFVQVRKLYRDVPLVVQGTIFLVDLMELLFGEFDIVLVMGWLVKHRVSLDCATKRAVLRTEEDEEVILIRERWDYLSNVISVLVVEKLVRKGCEVYLAYVSVSGSGDSFVGDIRTVRDFSDVFPEELPRLPPSREVKFGIELLPGTTPMSITLYRMTPKELAKLKAQLQELLDRGFICPSVSTGEHRLNLERSL